One segment of Indicator indicator isolate 239-I01 chromosome 23, UM_Iind_1.1, whole genome shotgun sequence DNA contains the following:
- the GPR78 gene encoding G-protein coupled receptor 78 has translation MDLAGVLLALLLVLVLVVSLLSNLLVLLCFIYSTEIRKQVAGVFLVNLSFCNLLLTVLNMPFTLLGILRNQQPLGGCVCKAVGFLETFLTSNTMLSMAALSIDKWIAVVFPLSYTSKMRYKDAVLLMGYSWLHSLTFPLVSLFYSWIDYSSVYASCTLHLKEETERRRFTVFTIVFHSTSFMLSLVILCFTYLKVLKVARFHCKRIDIITMQTLVLLVDIHPSVKQRCLNEQKRRRQRATKKISIFIGSFVICFGPYIITRLVELLPFVTINYYWGIVSKCLTYSKAASDPFVYSLLRQQYKKVLINMVNRILKRDLYPSSGYNSSLDTENDYCLHRTN, from the exons ATGGACTTGGCAGGCGTGCTGCTGGCGCTGCTGCTCgtgctggtgctggttgtctcCCTGCTCTCCAACCTCCTGGTGCTGCTATGCTTCATCTACAGCACGGAGATCCGCAAGCAGGTGGCCGGGGTTTTCCTGGTGAACTTATCCTTCTGCAACCTGCTCCTCACCGTCCTCAACATGCCTTTTACCTTGCTGGGGATCCTGAGGAACCAGCAACCTCTCGGGGGCTGCGTCTGCAAAGCGGTGGGTTTCCTGGAAACTTTCCTGACTTCCAACACGATGCTGAGCATGGCAGCGCTCAGCATCGATAAGTGGATTGCCGTGGTGTTCCCCTTAAGCTACACCAGCAAGATGCGGTACAAGGACGCTGTGCTACTGATGGGCTACTCGTGGCTCCActccctcaccttccccttGGTATCTTTGTTTTACTCCTGGATAGATTACAGCAGCGTTTATGCCTCTTGCACCTTGCACCTGAAGGAAGAGACGGAGCGGAGAAGGTTTACAGTGTTCACCATTGTCTTTCACTCCACCAGTTTCATGCTGTCGCTGGTAATCTTGTGTTTCACCTATTTAAAGGTGTTGAAAGTTGCCCGGTTCCACTGCAAGAGGATAGACATTATCACCATGCAGACTCTGGTTTTGCTGGTGGATATCCACCCCAG TGTGAAGCAGCGCTGTCTGAatgagcagaagaggaggcGGCAGCGGGCAACCAAGAAAATCAGCATTTTTATAGGGTCCTTCGTGATCTGTTTTGGTCCTTACATTATCACCAG GTTGGTAGAGCTCCTTCCCTTTGTTACCATAAATTACTACTGGGGAATTGTAAGCAAGTGCCTCACCTACAGTAAGGCTGCATCGGACCCGTTTGTTTACTCGCTTCTACGTCAGCAGTACAAGAAAGTTCTGATCAACATGGTCAACAGGATCCTGAAGAGGGACCTCTACCCATCCTCGGGCTACAACAGCTCCCTGGACACTGAGAACGATTACTGCTTGCACAGAACAAACTAA